The Fluviispira sanaruensis sequence ATCCATTCGCGCAGGATTACCAAGCATATATACAGGAATAATACACTTTGTTTTTGAAGTGATTGCTTTTTCTAAAGCAATTGGACACATATTTAATGTTTCATCTATATCGACAACGATAGGAGTTGCTCCACATTCAATAATACCTTCAATCGTAGCAACAAAAGTAAAAGCTTGAGTTATGACTTCATCACCAGGTTGAATTCCCATTGCTTTAAGAGCCACAAATTCCGCAGCAGTTCTAGAACTGACGACCTGGCAATACTCTGAAGAAAAGTTTTCAGCCAATTGCTTTTCAAATTCACGTACTCTATATCTACCGCCACGTTGATTCGGAAAGCCATGAGCAAATAAGACTCCTGAACTTTGACTAAATATTTCTTGAATGTTTTTTAGCTCTTCTTCACCAATAATTTCATATCCGGGCATTTTTATATTCCTTGCCTTTATTTATACTTATTTTTTTATTATTTTAAAAACAGCATGTGTTTCTATTGTTTTTTGAGCATCAGAAGGTGTTACTTCTACTTTTTCAATTAGTTTAAATGGACAATATTTAATAAATTCTTCTAATGTAGTAAAATAGTTACGTCCATATTTTTGTTCTCCACCCTGATAAAATGTTAAATTCTGGAAAAAAAATTTGTTTGGTAAGTATTGAAGCATAATTTCAAAAATTTTATCTATTTCATCTAAAATATACCATGTTATTTCTGCAAAAATTATAGCCTCTGAATGAGCATAATTTTTTATATTTGTTACTTCATCTACCATAAATTGAACATCAGGAAAAAGTACCTTAGCTTTATCAATATCTGTTTTTGAAATGTCTACACCTGTAATAAGACAATTAGTATTCTTTTTTATTTCATTTGTGAAATACCCTAGACCACAGCCATACTCTATTGCGGACCTTACTCCAAATTTTCTTAAGTTTAT is a genomic window containing:
- a CDS encoding methyltransferase domain-containing protein codes for the protein MVTKNYHDFVIKDGKFIGEFDEMYQNIEDSWFQSNIIESISRQIKLINLRKFGVRSAIEYGCGLGYFTNEIKKNTNCLITGVDISKTDIDKAKVLFPDVQFMVDEVTNIKNYAHSEAIIFAEITWYILDEIDKIFEIMLQYLPNKFFFQNLTFYQGGEQKYGRNYFTTLEEFIKYCPFKLIEKVEVTPSDAQKTIETHAVFKIIKK